A genomic stretch from Amia ocellicauda isolate fAmiCal2 chromosome 23, fAmiCal2.hap1, whole genome shotgun sequence includes:
- the kcnk1b gene encoding potassium channel subfamily K member 1b: protein MLQSLSSNSCVRLIQSNRSAWYFVLLALGYALYLVFGAVVFSSVELPYEDLLRQELRQVKRQFLQDHECLSEERLEEFLARALEASNYGVSVLNNASANWNWDFTSALFFASTVLSTTGYGHTAPLSDGGKAFCIVYSVIGIPFTLLFLTAVVQRIMVFSTRRPVQYVHTRWGLSKALVGMVHAILLAFITTSCFFLIPAAIFSALEENWNFLESFYFCFISLSTIGLGDYVPGEGYNQRFREIYKVGITLYLLLGLIAMLVVLETFCELQQLKHFRKMFYLKKEKPEDRVTILEHDHLSFSSVSDQASSLREDKTGEPFVESPPLAYLSPDGSINR from the exons ATGCTCCAGTCCCTGAGCAGCAACTCGTGTGTGCGGCTCATCCAGAGCAACAGATCGGCCTGGTACTTCGTGCTGCTGGCGCTGGGCTACGCGCTGTACCTGGTCTTCGGGGCCGTGGTCTTCTCCTCGGTCGAGCTGCCCTACGAGGACCTGCTGCGCCAGGAGCTGCGCCAGGTCAAGCGCCAGTTCCTGCAGGACCACGAGTGCCTGTCGGAGGAGCGGCTGGAGGAGTTCCTGGCCCGGGCGCTGGAGGCCAGCAACTACGGGGTGTCGGTGCTGAACAACGCCTCGGCCAACTGGAACTGGGACTTCACCTCGGCCCTGTTCTTCGCCAGCACCGTGCTGTCCACCACCG GCTACGGCCACACGGCGCCCCTGTCTGACGGAGGGAAGGCGTTCTGCATCGTGTACTCCGTGATCGGCATCCCCTTcaccctgctgttcctcacggCCGTGGTGCAGCGCATCATGGTGTTCAGCACCAGGCGGCCCGTGCAGTACGTGCACACGCGCTGGGGCCTGTCCAAGGCCCTGGTGGGGATGGTGCACGCCATCCTGCTGGCCTTCATCACCACCTCCTGCTTCTTCCTCATCCCTGCTGCCATCTTCTCCGCCCTGGAGGAGAACTGGAACTTCCTGGAGTCCTTCTACTTCTGCTTCATCTCGCTCAGCACCATCGGCCTGGGGGACTACGTGCCAGGCGAGGGCTACAACCAAAGGTTCAGAGAGATCTACAAAGTGGGAATCACAT TGTACCTGCTGCTGGGTCTGATCGCCATGCTGGTGGTGCTGGAGACCTTCTGTGAGCTGCAGCAGCTCAAGCACTTCAGGAAGATGTTCTACCTGAAGAAGGAGAAGCCGGAGGACCGCGTCACCATCCTGGAGCACGACCACCTGTCCTTCTCCTCGGTGTCGGACCAGGCGTCCTCCCTGCGCGAGGACAAGACCGGGGAGCCCTTCGTCGAGTCGCCGCCCCTGGCCTACCTCTCCCCCGATGGCTCCATCAACAGATAG